CAGCACGGCTTCCAGTTGGGCACGCGACTCAGCCATATGTCGCTGGTGGTTCTTGCGCCCCTTCGCAGTCTCCTCAACACGCACTACACGCCTGTCTGACGGATCCCCCCAGCGCCGGACCAGACCGTGCGACACCAGGCCGTCCACCAGCACCGTGACCGTACTCGGATGTACATGCAGCTCTGCGGCGACCTCTGACATGGAGGGCTTGCCGAGGTGGGCGATCGCGCCCAGACAGTGCATCTGTCCCATCGTAACGTTCATGTCCTGGCTCGCAGGCATCTGCGGCCTCATGCTCTGCTCCAGGAACTCCCTCAGCAGGTCATCGATTGCGCCGATGGTCTCGTGCCGCGGCTTGTTACTAATCGGTATCACCGATTATCGCCCTCTCAAATAATTGGACTCACAAAGTATTATAGCACCAAGGTACCCACTGTCAAACACTGGGTTCGCGGCGGAGGGTAGAGGACCCGGCTCAGGGGCGACGGCCGGCTAACCGTCGCCCCAGTCAGGCACCTTGAGGGTCTCGCCGTCGCGCAAGGCCGACTGATGTGCAGCTACTCCCATGGCCATGTAGCGGACGGCGT
The nucleotide sequence above comes from Armatimonadia bacterium. Encoded proteins:
- a CDS encoding MarR family winged helix-turn-helix transcriptional regulator, producing MIPISNKPRHETIGAIDDLLREFLEQSMRPQMPASQDMNVTMGQMHCLGAIAHLGKPSMSEVAAELHVHPSTVTVLVDGLVSHGLVRRWGDPSDRRVVRVEETAKGRKNHQRHMAESRAQLEAVLSSLSNEDLERLRESLLTLRKAAQEYARAHGRTLPGPKDRSEA